The Primulina huaijiensis isolate GDHJ02 chromosome 18, ASM1229523v2, whole genome shotgun sequence DNA window GCATTTCCTCATATATGCTTCTTTCTTGTTCTCGCAGGGTTTTACGAGAAAGGACCATCCAATTCAGGATTGAACTATGATACCTGCACAGAATCTGGTGCGTTCTGCATTTCCTGCAGGGATTGCTGTACTTAGTCTCCTGCTGTCTATTGTCTCGGCTAATGATCTCACGAGAAGAGAAAATGATCTTTCAAGTAACAAACACGAGATTCCTGAGGTAGTGTAATGCTTCTGCAGCTAAGTTTTTTCAAGTAGACACCTGTTTTTCTTTACATACGTATACATCACGATCTACTGTTTTTATGATGAATTGATCAACCCTTTATATGATTTCAGATAACTCCTCAAGTATCCTTTCAAATCAAACTTCATGGATTCCTACTCTGGGCTTCAGTTGGTTTTCTTATGCCGGCTGCAATACTTATTAAGAGGATGTCAAATAGAAGGGATTCTCGGAGAAAGCAAAGAATTATACTTTACATTCATGCTATTACACAGGTAAGCTCAAATTCTCAAATTCATCCTGTTTTGCAGCATCAGTTGCACGTTGAAAGGCAACATTATGAAAGAAAGCCTTTGTTCTCCTTTAATCACTGGGAAATATACAATATCTCTACAGTGTTATAGGAATGTATCATTATTAGCACCAAGACCTTTGTTAGTAGGATAAGATAGCCCGCAACCGAACTTTGATAACAGGGATTACAATAAAATCATGATAATAACTTTGCCGTTCTAATAATTATGAATACTTAGCAAGAAaggaaaatattaaaactaataaTATTCTCAATTAGCTGCTAAAAGCTTCCTGAGCTAGATTCTTTCAACTATGAGACTAATCCGATAATATCATAATGGCAATCACAAAAACAAATAGCTGGATTTCTTTTACTCAAGTATTCcagaaaattaataaattttggtAACTAACACCATTTTTTGCTGTAAACATAATACGATTCGAGTTCATCAAAAGGTCATCGCAGTCCTCCTtgcaacagcagcagcagtacTGTCAATAATATACTTTGAAAATTCTTTCAACAATGATCACCAGAGAAAAGGCCTAGCCATTTACGGAGCCATATGGTTACAAACATTGATTGGCATGATGAGGCCACATAGGTAAAGGCTCACTCTTGAAATTTATAGTCAACATTATTTTAGCATAAACTGAGAAATCTTTGTGTGCAGGGGAAGCAAAGGAAGAAGCTTTTGGTTTCTTTTTCACTGGCTAGTAGGAATAGCAGTTTCTTTGCTTGGagtcatcaacatatatacGGGATTACAAGCCTACCATAAAAGGACATCAAAAAACGCAAAGATTTGGACAGTTGTTTTTACGGTGGAAATCTCATTCATACTCTTCCTCTACTTTCTTCAAGAAAAGTGGCACTATATACAGAAACAAGGTGTGATTTTAGGAAATGAGCCTgtaaaaccaactgatcaagagATGTCTCCAAGATGCCAGAGCAAAGAATAAAATTAGATGATTTATTTGTTTTACTAATCACCATACTTATAAACATATGATTCCTTTTACCTCAGTACATATGTTACATTATGGTTGAATCTCTATATATAATCCATTAAAACGACACTGTGAAATATATCTGCTTACCCTTGCTGTAAGACCCATTTCGACAAAAAAATTCTGATGAAATGTGCAGGAGCTGGGAATTGACTCAGGCGTGAGATCAAAGTTAAGTAGTGTTTACAACTTGAAAAAAAATAGTACTTTTAGTTTGAAACCTTGTAAAAGAAaagtatataattattttttactatTAATCAACTGATTTCTCTGTAAAACGTACAAAGGTTTTTGGGTGAAAAAGAATCCTAAGCTGTAGCTCCAAAGACTTCGCCTCCAAACATAACTTTCACCGGAAGTTTCCTTCAGATTTTTACGAATGGGAAGCTAAAGTGCGATCAAGATAGCAACAAATTTTAGAATGTTCCTCCCTCTTTTTTCTCTTTATAAATGATCAGTTTGCATTCTTTCCAATcaagcttcttttttttttttttgttcactcCGAAAAAGAATACTTTGAGTTTGGCCGGGTTTAAACCCCTGAAGTCAAATATGACCGTTGTAAGAAACAAAAAAACCAGAAATACAAAAGCAAGCGTTTACAAATTAGCAATAATCATTAACGTTAGATTTATTCCGAATCCAACGATTTTAAATCCCAGATTTGTCTCTTCGAATCCTATTCCATAACGGCAGCAAAGCCTTGACAAACCCAAAAGGCCATCCCCCACTTTCCTCTTTCTTAAAGATTTTTGACAGCTCTTCAGCCTACTTTGTAGTCGAACTGAAGAAGTTTGAGGGTGGTTTTTCAAGTTAAGAGCGGAAATGGGGAAGCGGGTGGCGGCGGAGGAGACGAAGAGTGAGATTCTGCAGGTGATGGAAACGGAGCTCGCCACTCAAAATCAACACCCGTATGCGTTTCATGTGTCTGGACCTCGCAATGTTCCTTCCATTAACTGGAGAGATCTCATTAGTTCCAACTGGTCAGTGTTCATATTCCTcacttttatcttttttttcccTCTCGGTTTTGAGATACTGTGGGGGAAAGTAACTTTCGCAGAAGTATATATCTGGGTTGTCGTCCTTATATGGGAACACAGGTTTTTGTGTGGAACAGCTGGTTCTCGACATAATCTTGGACTTTTGGGTTTGCATGAGATGAGAAGGCTTTCTGTTTCTACCTGCTTGAGCCTCATttccaatttatttttctttactcGAGTGAGGATTTTGAGTTTggtttctttaatttattagttTAACTGTGAACGGAATCTTAAATTTTGTTGGATTTAGGAAAATATTAAGTCTGAGTTGACACTGTTGATCTATGAGAAAGCTGGTTGAGATTGATTTGACATCGAAGGTCATGATCTCTTACTGCATGTGTTTTGCGATTAATTTGAATCTTTGCTCTAGTTATCGCCTTATCGGTGTGATCACACTCTAAAACTAATAATCTAAACCAGAATAAAGGATGATTTTGTTGGTGGAACTCTTTCCCTTAACTATGTAAGGTTCGGGATTCAGACTTGTGGAGTTTTGTTCTTTACGGAGTTTCAGTTTATTTGTTTGATTGGGATCAGACCTTAGAAATAAATGTTCAACTGTTGGTGGATTCATTCTTCCACAAATGAACAATGATTTTGCGATTTTCCATTCACGTCACGGTAAAAGATAATCTCCAGATGTTTATTTGTTTAACTGAGAACGTGTACGGCCATGTCCTTGGTACAAATGTTCGTCAAAAAAGGTGATTGGTGATATAAatcttttttaagaaatttcagAAAACATAATAAAGTACTTGCTTGAAGAAGTCGAAACTcttaacatgttcatttcatAATCATCTGAGATGTCTTCATAGGAGTACAGAGCAAATAAGTATTTTTTCCCCAATGTGTTCTGTTCTATTTCTGTAAAAAGTTCAAAACGCTAATATAATCCCAGAAAATTGCATGACCA harbors:
- the LOC140964920 gene encoding cytochrome b561 domain-containing protein At4g18260-like, whose amino-acid sequence is MIPAQNLVRSAFPAGIAVLSLLLSIVSANDLTRRENDLSSNKHEIPEITPQVSFQIKLHGFLLWASVGFLMPAAILIKRMSNRRDSRRKQRIILYIHAITQVIAVLLATAAAVLSIIYFENSFNNDHQRKGLAIYGAIWLQTLIGMMRPHRGSKGRSFWFLFHWLVGIAVSLLGVINIYTGLQAYHKRTSKNAKIWTVVFTVEISFILFLYFLQEKWHYIQKQGVILGNEPVKPTDQEMSPRCQSKE